One part of the Salinivirga cyanobacteriivorans genome encodes these proteins:
- a CDS encoding DUF5723 family protein, translating to MLKKYIYQIFIVIAAVLLSSNAWAQESISMYNMRTLPQTSRLNPAFQTDYNGHMGGLISPFSGQLLPDLDINFHSSSFAYNDFIYGGDGIYSDSLIWAFNSHDDALKFVDKLDKVNHLTFGINNNILNFGFRTKKLYWSFNATTRTNVDLSFPGGLVELMVKGNAHPDISPNMDLSGFGVDFMSYLEVGLGTSMEIMPELKVGIKAKALAGLANVETVKTDLYLDSYNDSLILQSDIQMRASQPAFILEDLYYDFQGDSLVSETTELETNEIINNLGYDFSNPGFAIDLGAEYEIMPELKAFASVTDIGFIQWNTNVAEVSGGGKFFFEGIDGVNYIDDNDTTTTEPEIGETYEDSLLRVLDIKKTGVSSYKTWLPTRVYVGGTYNITDAIGFGGLYRGVIHDGELNSAVSISANANTNHISATITYTVMEDNFDNIGIGFAGRFGPLQMYIMSDHVLEEVFPQTARDVNIRMGVNWIFGYKKDKAALIE from the coding sequence ATGCTGAAAAAATATATATATCAAATTTTTATTGTAATAGCAGCTGTATTACTTAGCAGCAATGCCTGGGCACAGGAAAGCATATCGATGTATAATATGAGAACCCTGCCGCAAACAAGCAGATTGAACCCGGCATTTCAAACAGATTATAACGGACACATGGGAGGCCTTATTTCTCCCTTTTCAGGTCAGCTCCTACCCGACCTCGATATTAATTTCCACAGCAGCTCATTTGCGTACAACGATTTTATTTATGGCGGGGACGGGATTTATTCAGATTCCCTGATATGGGCATTTAACTCACATGATGATGCGCTGAAGTTTGTGGATAAACTTGACAAGGTGAACCACCTCACTTTTGGAATAAACAACAACATTCTGAATTTTGGTTTCAGAACAAAAAAACTCTATTGGTCATTCAATGCCACAACACGGACAAATGTGGATTTGAGTTTTCCCGGAGGTTTAGTCGAATTAATGGTAAAAGGAAATGCGCATCCTGACATTTCGCCCAACATGGACCTTTCCGGGTTTGGTGTGGATTTTATGAGTTATCTGGAAGTAGGTCTTGGTACTTCAATGGAAATAATGCCCGAGCTTAAAGTAGGTATAAAAGCGAAGGCCCTTGCCGGACTTGCCAATGTTGAAACAGTAAAAACCGATCTCTACCTGGATTCATATAATGACTCATTAATATTGCAAAGCGATATACAAATGCGCGCCTCCCAACCTGCATTTATTCTTGAAGACCTTTATTACGATTTTCAGGGCGATTCGCTTGTTTCTGAAACCACAGAACTTGAAACAAACGAAATCATTAATAATTTAGGTTATGATTTCAGCAACCCGGGATTTGCCATTGACCTGGGAGCCGAATATGAAATTATGCCCGAATTAAAAGCGTTTGCCAGTGTCACCGATATTGGATTCATACAATGGAACACCAATGTAGCAGAAGTTAGCGGAGGTGGAAAATTCTTTTTTGAGGGTATCGATGGAGTTAATTACATTGATGACAATGATACTACAACCACTGAACCTGAAATTGGTGAAACATATGAGGACAGCCTGCTCAGGGTGCTTGACATTAAAAAAACCGGAGTAAGCAGCTACAAAACCTGGCTGCCAACCAGAGTATACGTGGGAGGAACTTATAATATTACAGATGCGATTGGATTCGGCGGACTTTACCGGGGTGTGATTCATGATGGCGAGCTTAATTCAGCCGTTTCAATATCTGCTAATGCCAACACCAATCACATATCGGCAACTATAACATACACCGTTATGGAAGACAATTTCGACAATATCGGAATTGGTTTTGCCGGGCGTTTTGGACCGTTGCAAATGTACATCATGAGTGACCATGTGCTGGAAGAGGTATTCCCGCAAACTGCCCGCGATGTTAACATAAGAATGGGTGTAAACTGGATATTTGGTTACAAAAAAGACAAGGCTGCATTGATTGAATAA